The nucleotide sequence ACCGGGTATCAAGGACCTCAGGGAAGCTGTGGTGGAGAAATACCGCCGCCAGTATGGGGTCGACTACTCCGTGCCCGAGGTGGTGATCTCCTGCGGCGCCAAGCACACCTTGTTCAACCTGGCCTTTGCCCTGTTCGAAGAAGGTGACGAGGTGCTGCTGCCCGTTCCCTACTGGGTGACTTTTCCCGAGCAGTTCAAGATGGTTGGAGCCGTACCGGTCGAGGTCGTGACCCGGGAAGAGGATAACTTTGTCCTCAAGGCATCGGCCCTGGAAGCCAAGGTAACCTCCCGCACACGAGCCATGGTGGTCAACACGCCCAACAATCCTACCGGAGCCGTAATTCCGGCCGATGAGATGAACCGGATCGTGGACCTGGCCCTGGACCGGGATCTGATGATCATTTTCGACGAATGCTATGAATTTTTCGTCTTCGACGGAAATCGGCACACCTCGCTGGCTCGGTACGCCGACCGTGCCAAGCATGTTTCCTTGCTGGTCAACACCGCTTCCAAGACCTACGCCATGACCGGATGGCGCATTGGCTACCTGGTGGCCCCGCGGGAAGTCGCCAAGAGCGTCAGCAA is from Acidobacteriota bacterium and encodes:
- a CDS encoding pyridoxal phosphate-dependent aminotransferase, translating into MRLAKRVGRLSPSPTMAVSEEANRLRSEGREVVDFSIGEPDFNTPDNIKGVGHRAIDDNFTRYTSAPGIKDLREAVVEKYRRQYGVDYSVPEVVISCGAKHTLFNLAFALFEEGDEVLLPVPYWVTFPEQFKMVGAVPVEVVTREEDNFVLKASALEAKVTSRTRAMVVNTPNNPTGAVIPADEMNRIVDLALDRDLMIIFDECYEFFVFDGNRHTSLARYADRAKHVSLLVNTASKTYAMTGWRIGYLVAPREVAKSVSNVQSHSANPASVSQKAALESILGSQDSVSQMIAEYERRRRYVVERLNGMPGLSCATPGGAFYAFPNISSYFGSEVRDSVEFSTWLLRHSGVAVVPGSAFGMEGHVRISFATSMENLVTGMDLMEQALGSM